The sequence CCATTATTATTCTTAGCACTCGGTGTTGGCTTAGCCTTTACGCCGTGTGTTCTGCCTATGTACCCAATCCTAACGGGTATCGTATTAGGTGGCGGCAAGCTCAGCCAAGGTCGTGCGCTGATGCTGTCTTTCATCTACGTGCAAGGCATGGCGTTAACCTACACCTTATTGGGTTTAGTGGTTGCCTCAGCGGGTATGCAGTTCCAAGCAGCCATGCAACATCCTTATGTATTAATTGCGTTGAGCATTCTGTTCGTGGCGTTAGCCATGTCGATGTTTGGCGTTTATAACCTGCAACTTCCAAGCAGTATCCAAACTTGGCTTAACAATCAAAGTAACAAGCAACAAGGTGGCAATACCTTGGGCGTGTTCGCGATGGGTGCTATCTCTGGCTTGGTGTGTTCACCTTGTACCACGGCTCCATTGTCGGGTGCGTTGCTGTATGTGGCTCAAAGTGGCGACCTATTAACGGGTGCGATTGCTCTGTATGCCTTAGCGATGGGTATGGGTATCCCGCTGATCTTGGTTGCGGTGTTTGGTAATAAGCTGTTGCCGAAAGCGGGTAGCTGGATGGATAAAGTGAAGATCGTATTTGGCTTTATCTTACTGGCAGCCCCTATCTTCCTACTAGAGCGTATTATCCCTGAATTATGGGCAACCGTGCTTTGGTCTGGCCTTGGTTTCATCGCCTTTGGTTGGCTTTACCACAGCAAGAATGCACTGCCATTCGGTGGCTGGAAGCAAAGCGCAGTCGGCATCATCGCGATGCTTGGCTTGTTTGCTTCCGCACAGCCTGCGTTGAACTATTGGTTTGCGGAGAAGAGCATAACGCTAGAGCAACAGCATATCCAATTTGCACGCATCAACACCGTTGAAGAGCTAGAGATCCAGCTCATCGAAGCGAAGAAACTAGGCAAGCCAGTGATGCTCGATTTCTACGCCGATTGGTGTGTCGCATGTAAAGAGTTTGAGAAGTACACCTTCCATCAAGCTGATGTCGAGAACAAGCTTTCTGATTTTGTACTGCTTCAGGCAGACGTAACGAGAAACATGCCTCAAGACATTGAACTGCTTAAACAATTGCAGGTGCTTGGCTTACCAACCATTGAGTTCTGGGACGGCAAGGGTAACCATGTTCCAAATGCTCGTGTCACCGGTTTTATGCCTGCAGATGTATTCTTAAAACACATGCAAGACCACCAGCTATAACGACGACATTCGTCTAAATACAAGCACGAACGAAAGCCGCACCGCCCCTCCGTAACGAGATGGCAGTGCGGCTTTTTTGCTATTCCGAGTAACGCTTTCTTATTCAGGGGATAAAAGTCGATATGGTTCAGACTTTTAATGCATAGATATTGTCCACATACTCAATCAGGATGATAATAAATATTAACTAAATTGTTAAAAGTATGAACGTCATGGACTCGACCTATACCATCATCATTGCTGATGACCACCCTCTCTTTCGCAACGCCCTGTTTCAGTCAGTTCATATGGCGATCAGCGGTGCGAACCTGCTTGAGGCTGATTCTCTCGATGCCTTACTGACTCTACTAAAAAAAGAAGATGAACCTGACTTGTTGCTGCTCGACCTTAAAATGCCGGGAGCAAACGGGATGTCAGGCTTAATTCAACTACGTGCTGAATATCCAGATTTACCGATTGTGGTGATCTCAGCCAGCGAGGATGCCAGCGTTGTTACTCAAGTGAAGAGCCACGGTGCCTTTGGCTTTATTCCTAAGTCGAGTGATATGCGTGAATTGGTCAGTGCACTGAATCAAGTGCTGAATGGCGACCCGTTCTTCCCTGAAGGGCTTATCACCAACAATGCAGCCTGTAGCGACCTTGCGGAAAAGCTTTCCACACTGACGCCTCAGCAATACAAGGTGTTAGGGATGCTTTCAGACGGCCTGCTGAACAAGCAAATCGCGTATGAATTGAATGTTTCGGAAGCGACCATCAAGGCACATATGACAGCCATCTTCCGTAAACTGGATGTGAAAAACCGAACTCAGGCAGTTATCTTGTTACAAGAAGTCCACAACTAAGCTTCGTTTATATCTTCTTCTAAAGTCGTCTTAGGCAAACATAAACCCAGCTTGACGACTTTATGATCATCTATCTCAGCGACCACCCAATTAATGTCATGCCACTCGAAGCTATCGCCCAATACTGGATGCGCACCTAACTCTCGTTCAGCCAATTGTTTTAGGGTCATGTCGCGCTCTTCTTCCGAGCCAAGTTCAATACCATAGCAGTCACTAACAGCTGCAATTGATAACCCAACCTCAAGGAAGAAGTCACCAAAGAATCGAGCTGCGTCTTCTGCTAAAGGTGCTTCACTGAATAGCTCACTTAAGCTATCTAGGTCTTTATCTTGTCCAAGCACACAGAGAATATCGTTCGCCTCTAACACAGTGCTACCCGATGGGTGAAGCAAAGCATCTTTTCTAAACAGTGCCGTAATTCGCGTCCCTTCAGGCATAGACAAACGCTTAAGCGGTTCACCAACACACCACTTTTCCTCTTTCAGCTTGTAGACAAACATCTCCCACTCACTGGTCGGATAAATCTCCATGCCGTTACGAGAAATCGGTGTTGGTGTCGGTGGTAAGGTCACCTGAGCCAACCTCGCCACTTTCATCAAGCTACCGCCCTGAACAATCAGCGAAACCATAACCACGAAGAAGGCGATGTTGAAGTAAAGTTGGGCATTAGGCAGGCCAGCCATCATCGGGAACACCGCCAAAATGATCGGTACAGCGCCACGTAAACCTACCCAAGAAACAAACCAA is a genomic window of Vibrio sp. FE10 containing:
- a CDS encoding protein-disulfide reductase DsbD, which gives rise to MRRLATLLFVCISLFTQPAWALFGNDNAEPSFGGNNNGFVPVDQAFPFNYYQQDGKVLLDWQVKEGYYLYQHSLSFSGQNLAIGNVEMEDGQPHQDEFFGEVSIYTQPLFVQVPLQSYQDGSQLIVKYQGCADAGFCYPPETRVIDIEPFTGSSDSLANAASQGSSAANNETDVSTQQTSPKADVASNATPQPNAPVSKEANLADKLGDSWWTPLLFLALGVGLAFTPCVLPMYPILTGIVLGGGKLSQGRALMLSFIYVQGMALTYTLLGLVVASAGMQFQAAMQHPYVLIALSILFVALAMSMFGVYNLQLPSSIQTWLNNQSNKQQGGNTLGVFAMGAISGLVCSPCTTAPLSGALLYVAQSGDLLTGAIALYALAMGMGIPLILVAVFGNKLLPKAGSWMDKVKIVFGFILLAAPIFLLERIIPELWATVLWSGLGFIAFGWLYHSKNALPFGGWKQSAVGIIAMLGLFASAQPALNYWFAEKSITLEQQHIQFARINTVEELEIQLIEAKKLGKPVMLDFYADWCVACKEFEKYTFHQADVENKLSDFVLLQADVTRNMPQDIELLKQLQVLGLPTIEFWDGKGNHVPNARVTGFMPADVFLKHMQDHQL
- a CDS encoding response regulator transcription factor, with product MDSTYTIIIADDHPLFRNALFQSVHMAISGANLLEADSLDALLTLLKKEDEPDLLLLDLKMPGANGMSGLIQLRAEYPDLPIVVISASEDASVVTQVKSHGAFGFIPKSSDMRELVSALNQVLNGDPFFPEGLITNNAACSDLAEKLSTLTPQQYKVLGMLSDGLLNKQIAYELNVSEATIKAHMTAIFRKLDVKNRTQAVILLQEVHN